From a region of the Sinorhizobium sp. B11 genome:
- the purD gene encoding phosphoribosylamine--glycine ligase: MKVLLIGSGGREHALAWKLAQSPLMTEFYAAPGNPGIAEHATLIALDIDDHDAVVAFCRQKSIDFIVVGPEAPLVSGIADRLRAAGFAVFGPSAAAAQLEGSKGFTKDICARYNIPTGAYQRFNNAPKAKAYIREQGAPIVVKADGLAAGKGVTVAMTLDEALAAVDDCFEGAFGQAGAEVVVEAYLDGEEASFFCLCDGKNALPLATAQDHKRVGEGDTGPNTGGMGAYSPAPVMTADMIERTMKEIIEPTIRGMAESGHPFSGVFFAGLMMTAKGPELIEYNVRFGDPECQVLMMRLKSDLLPLLLACAHGTLDQVAAEWTDDPALTVVMASKGYPGSYEKNTPILALPAAGEGEKVFHAGTSLKDGALVATGGRVLNVTATGHTVGEAKDRAYALLDGVKWENGFCRRDIGWRAVEREKA, encoded by the coding sequence ATGAAGGTTCTGTTGATCGGATCGGGCGGACGCGAGCACGCACTCGCCTGGAAGCTGGCGCAATCGCCGCTGATGACGGAATTCTATGCCGCCCCGGGCAATCCCGGCATCGCCGAACATGCCACGCTCATTGCCCTTGATATCGATGACCACGATGCGGTGGTCGCCTTCTGCCGGCAAAAGTCGATCGACTTTATCGTCGTCGGACCGGAAGCCCCATTGGTATCAGGCATTGCCGATCGGCTGCGTGCCGCGGGCTTTGCGGTCTTCGGACCGTCTGCGGCGGCGGCTCAACTCGAGGGTTCCAAGGGTTTCACCAAGGATATCTGCGCTCGTTACAACATCCCGACCGGTGCCTATCAGCGCTTCAACAATGCTCCGAAGGCCAAGGCCTATATCCGAGAGCAGGGCGCGCCGATCGTCGTCAAGGCTGATGGCCTTGCCGCCGGCAAGGGTGTGACGGTCGCCATGACGCTTGACGAGGCGCTCGCCGCCGTCGACGATTGTTTCGAAGGTGCTTTCGGGCAGGCCGGGGCCGAAGTCGTCGTCGAAGCCTATCTCGATGGCGAGGAGGCGAGCTTCTTCTGCCTGTGCGACGGCAAGAATGCCCTGCCGCTCGCAACCGCCCAGGATCACAAGCGCGTCGGCGAGGGCGACACCGGACCCAACACCGGCGGCATGGGGGCCTATTCGCCCGCGCCTGTCATGACGGCGGATATGATCGAACGCACGATGAAGGAAATCATCGAGCCGACTATCCGTGGCATGGCCGAAAGCGGCCATCCCTTCAGCGGTGTCTTCTTCGCTGGCCTGATGATGACCGCCAAGGGGCCGGAACTCATCGAATACAATGTCCGCTTCGGGGATCCCGAATGCCAGGTGCTGATGATGCGGTTGAAGAGCGATCTCCTGCCGCTGCTGCTTGCATGCGCTCACGGCACCCTGGATCAGGTCGCGGCCGAATGGACCGACGACCCGGCCCTGACCGTCGTCATGGCTTCAAAAGGCTATCCAGGTTCCTATGAGAAGAACACGCCGATCCTCGCGCTGCCGGCCGCCGGCGAGGGCGAGAAGGTGTTTCATGCCGGCACATCGCTGAAGGACGGTGCTCTGGTGGCAACCGGCGGCCGCGTGCTGAACGTGACTGCGACCGGCCACACGGTTGGTGAGGCCAAGGACCGTGCCTATGCCCTTCTCGACGGCGTGAAATGGGAAAATGGCTTCTGCCGTCGCGATATCGGCTGGCGCGCAGTCGAACGCGAAAAGGCGTAA
- a CDS encoding methyl-accepting chemotaxis protein yields MKNLKISKQLILLVVGLMIAFAIATTLQVRSSVNAIYKERYDMLRSEVQSAVSVLKLYQAKVTSGEMKLEDAQKQAYSTLNAMKYDPDGYFFGYSYDIQMMFHYDASKVGQINKGQPDSKGKLYREELVKVGQQGGGLVEYYSTAKPGQPVGDYRKTAYALAFDPWKVVVVTGVYMDDLDAQVNDKILSALSGSIVLFFVAIVAAYLVIRGISNPLKDVHTALQAVAEEDVSLKIPHTGMNNEVGMMAKATQSLQEKIRERHAMSDREAAQQLALESERESNLRHQQDEASLQARVVSTIGQALEQIARGDLTVRCADIGQKYAALRDNFNDALSHLEAAMAQVSAKGGDIGVAKEEIRRASNELSQRTERQAASLEETSAALDELTVAVRQTADGAHEASKRVHSVSTEATHSDAIVTQAIEAMSGIEKSSSEITKIIGVIDEIAFQTNLLALNAGVEAARAGESGKGFAVVAQEVRELAQRSAAAAKEIKDQIARSSSQVDHGVRLVGEAGEALKRISDQIKAANEIVAKIAHSASEQDTTLRSISSSMNQLDAATQQNAAMAEETTASAETLAADTDELLNLIRGFRIGNAAAAPVMHQGRRAA; encoded by the coding sequence ATGAAAAATTTGAAAATATCGAAACAGCTTATATTGCTGGTCGTCGGTCTGATGATCGCGTTTGCGATCGCAACCACCCTCCAGGTCCGCTCCTCGGTCAATGCGATCTACAAGGAGCGCTACGACATGCTGCGCTCGGAGGTCCAGTCCGCGGTCTCCGTTCTCAAGCTCTATCAGGCGAAGGTGACTTCAGGCGAAATGAAGCTGGAAGACGCCCAGAAGCAGGCCTATTCCACCCTGAACGCCATGAAATACGACCCCGACGGTTATTTCTTCGGCTACAGCTACGACATCCAGATGATGTTCCACTACGACGCCTCGAAGGTCGGGCAGATCAACAAGGGTCAGCCAGACAGCAAGGGCAAGCTCTATCGCGAAGAACTGGTCAAGGTTGGGCAGCAGGGCGGCGGTCTCGTCGAATATTATTCCACGGCCAAGCCGGGACAGCCCGTCGGTGACTATCGCAAGACGGCCTATGCACTGGCCTTCGACCCTTGGAAGGTCGTCGTCGTCACCGGCGTCTACATGGACGATCTCGATGCCCAGGTGAACGACAAGATCCTGTCTGCACTGTCCGGCAGCATCGTGCTGTTCTTTGTCGCCATCGTGGCCGCCTATCTGGTCATCCGCGGCATATCGAACCCTCTGAAGGACGTTCACACGGCGCTGCAGGCGGTTGCCGAGGAAGATGTCTCCCTGAAGATCCCGCATACGGGCATGAACAACGAAGTCGGCATGATGGCGAAGGCGACGCAGTCGCTTCAGGAAAAGATCCGGGAACGCCATGCGATGTCGGATCGCGAGGCTGCCCAGCAGCTGGCTCTCGAGAGCGAGCGCGAAAGCAACCTGCGCCATCAGCAGGACGAAGCCTCGCTGCAGGCCCGCGTCGTCAGCACCATCGGCCAGGCGCTGGAACAGATCGCCCGCGGCGACCTGACGGTTCGTTGCGCCGATATCGGCCAGAAATACGCGGCACTGCGTGACAACTTCAACGATGCGCTCTCGCATCTGGAAGCTGCCATGGCCCAGGTCAGCGCCAAGGGTGGTGACATCGGCGTCGCCAAGGAAGAGATCCGTCGTGCCTCCAACGAGCTGTCGCAGCGCACCGAGCGCCAGGCCGCCAGCCTGGAAGAAACCTCGGCTGCTCTCGATGAGCTGACCGTCGCCGTTCGCCAGACCGCCGATGGTGCCCATGAAGCCAGCAAGCGGGTTCACTCGGTCTCGACCGAAGCCACCCACAGCGATGCGATCGTCACCCAGGCGATCGAAGCCATGAGCGGCATCGAGAAGTCCTCGTCCGAGATCACCAAGATCATCGGCGTCATCGACGAGATCGCCTTCCAGACGAACCTGCTGGCGCTCAACGCCGGTGTCGAGGCAGCACGTGCCGGCGAAAGCGGCAAGGGCTTTGCCGTCGTCGCCCAGGAAGTGCGCGAACTGGCCCAGCGCTCGGCTGCAGCCGCCAAGGAGATCAAGGATCAGATCGCCCGTTCGTCCAGCCAGGTCGACCACGGTGTCCGCCTCGTCGGCGAGGCAGGCGAAGCGCTGAAGCGCATCTCCGACCAGATCAAGGCTGCCAACGAGATCGTCGCCAAGATCGCCCACAGCGCCTCCGAGCAGGATACGACGCTGCGCTCGATCTCGTCTTCGATGAACCAGCTCGACGCCGCCACCCAGCAGAACGCCGCCATGGCCGAAGAGACCACGGCATCGGCCGAGACGCTGGCTGCCGATACCGACGAGTTGCTGAACCTCATCCGCGGCTTCCGCATCGGCAATGCCGCTGCGGCTCCGGTCATGCATCAGGGTCGCCGCGCCGCTTAA
- a CDS encoding DUF523 domain-containing protein, whose product MMSKILVSACLMGHAVRYDGRAKPLVHPAIERWMQEGLIVTICPEMSAGMPVPRPPAEIGDAADGEDVLAGAARGVELTGGDVTEEFLRAAENAVRLAVDSGCRYALLIDGSPSCGSGFIYDGSFSGNRRTGNGVTAAALKRAGIEVFSDREIDRLIERIGVNGTAAGDAGGR is encoded by the coding sequence ATGATGTCGAAGATCCTCGTCAGTGCCTGTCTCATGGGCCACGCCGTTCGATATGACGGGCGCGCGAAACCTCTCGTCCATCCGGCAATCGAACGCTGGATGCAGGAAGGCCTGATCGTGACAATCTGTCCGGAAATGTCGGCCGGCATGCCTGTGCCGCGGCCACCTGCCGAAATCGGCGATGCGGCTGACGGCGAGGATGTGCTGGCAGGAGCTGCCCGCGGCGTGGAACTGACCGGTGGCGATGTGACCGAGGAATTCCTGCGGGCGGCGGAAAATGCCGTGCGGCTCGCGGTCGACAGCGGCTGCCGCTATGCGCTGCTGATCGACGGCAGCCCGTCCTGCGGTTCCGGTTTTATCTATGACGGCTCCTTCTCGGGCAACCGGCGGACCGGGAACGGCGTTACCGCGGCAGCACTGAAACGGGCAGGCATTGAAGTCTTTTCCGACCGCGAGATCGATCGGCTGATAGAACGCATCGGCGTCAACGGCACGGCCGCCGGGGATGCCGGCGGCCGCTAA
- a CDS encoding LysR family transcriptional regulator, whose protein sequence is MDLHGIDLNLLVAFDALMKERSVTKAGIRIGRTQPAMSAALARLRSLLKDELLVRGPQGLQPTPRALDLAEPLSRALADIQRTLDFTQAFDPATSSAAFTIGLSDHPTFALLPQLVAHFAKAAPAATLQVRNFSARNDAIDLLDAGEVDVTMGVPATKTGRILTQPLFEERFVSIVRKDHPAAGKALDLDAFLALPHLLVSPENERFGHVDAALAKEGLQRRLALTLPNMYAAPLLIARSDMITTLMAGVVAASGHAHELVLLEPPLMLEPIPFVMSWHRRNDAHPAQRWFRNCVAEAVPDVRQ, encoded by the coding sequence ATGGATTTACATGGAATCGATCTCAACCTGCTTGTCGCCTTCGACGCGCTCATGAAGGAGCGCAGCGTGACGAAGGCCGGCATTCGCATCGGCCGCACACAACCGGCCATGAGCGCTGCCCTGGCGCGGCTGCGAAGCCTGCTGAAAGACGAGCTTCTGGTGCGAGGGCCGCAGGGCCTGCAGCCGACGCCAAGAGCGCTTGATCTCGCCGAGCCATTGTCACGCGCCCTTGCCGACATCCAGCGCACACTTGATTTCACTCAGGCGTTCGATCCCGCGACCTCCTCTGCTGCCTTCACGATCGGCCTCTCCGACCACCCGACTTTCGCGCTTCTACCGCAACTCGTTGCGCATTTCGCCAAGGCGGCTCCGGCTGCAACATTACAGGTCCGGAATTTCAGCGCGCGTAACGATGCCATCGATCTCCTGGATGCAGGAGAGGTCGATGTGACGATGGGCGTGCCGGCAACGAAAACCGGGCGCATTCTGACCCAGCCTCTGTTTGAGGAGCGTTTCGTCAGCATCGTCAGGAAGGATCATCCGGCTGCAGGCAAGGCGCTCGATCTCGACGCCTTTCTGGCTCTTCCCCACCTGCTCGTCTCGCCTGAGAACGAGCGTTTCGGCCATGTCGATGCGGCGCTGGCCAAGGAAGGACTTCAGCGCCGGCTCGCGCTCACGCTTCCCAATATGTATGCCGCACCGCTCTTGATTGCCCGCTCCGACATGATCACCACCTTGATGGCCGGTGTCGTGGCAGCCTCCGGCCATGCGCACGAACTTGTCCTGTTGGAGCCACCGCTCATGCTGGAGCCCATCCCCTTCGTCATGTCATGGCATCGACGCAACGACGCCCATCCGGCGCAGCGCTGGTTTCGGAATTGCGTTGCCGAGGCTGTGCCTGACGTCAGGCAATGA
- a CDS encoding 4-oxalocrotonate tautomerase family protein, whose product MPFANYKFPEGTLTSEQKEDIILRTTAMFVDFFGEGVRPYTMVLVDEVIDGGYGRAGETLTIAKMQKGR is encoded by the coding sequence ATGCCATTCGCAAATTACAAGTTTCCCGAGGGTACTCTGACGTCGGAGCAGAAGGAGGACATCATCCTCCGCACGACCGCCATGTTCGTTGACTTTTTCGGGGAGGGCGTCCGCCCCTACACGATGGTTCTCGTCGATGAAGTCATCGATGGCGGCTATGGCCGCGCCGGAGAAACGCTCACCATCGCCAAGATGCAAAAGGGACGATAA
- the glyS gene encoding glycine--tRNA ligase subunit beta → MPNLLLELRSEEIPARMQRKAAGDLKKLLTDALVEAGLTYEGAREYWTPRRLTLDIHGLTARSADVREERKGPRTDANEKAIEGFLRGAGLSSISEAQVVSDPKKGDFYVAVISKPGRSAEEIIAEVMPGIIKDFPWPKSMRWGKASSQPGSLRWVRPLQSIVCTFGSEHEETVVIPFEIDGLVASNVTYGHRFHAPEAITVKRFDDYVASLEKAKVILDAERRKDIILHDARDIAFASGLELVEDEGLLEEVSGLVEWPQVLMGSFEEDYLSIPSEIIRLTIKTNQKCFVTRKQGEETLSNKFILVSNIQATDGGKEIVHGNGKVVRARLSDALHFWKRDQGNLPDLETLEASAKKFSLDLAKPLDQRMAKLDALSVTFHAKLGTQGDRVERIRAMAAKIAMPVGADYKVVDRAAVLCKADLRTEAVGEFPELQGVMGRKYAALQGEDVSVSTAIEDHYKPQGPSDRVPDDKVAITVALADKLDTLIGFWAIDEKPTGSKDPFALRRAALGIIRILLEKRARVTLLPRIISHMQRIDMDIGANIATDDLSRQFDLLSFFHDRLKVYLRDQGARHDLIDAVLTPESDDLLMVARRVEALTAFITSEDGINLLAGTKRATQLLAAEEKKGTVVADGVSEALLKLDAEKELFAAISKAASEAAGAVAHEDFRSAMEALSKLRAPVDRFFTDVLVNDEDAAIRANRLALLRMIRAATGTVADFSKIAG, encoded by the coding sequence ATGCCGAACCTGCTTCTCGAACTTCGCTCCGAAGAGATCCCCGCCCGCATGCAGCGCAAGGCCGCCGGCGATCTCAAGAAGCTCCTGACCGATGCCCTGGTGGAAGCAGGCCTGACATACGAAGGTGCGCGCGAATATTGGACGCCGCGCCGCCTGACGCTCGATATTCACGGCCTGACGGCCCGCTCCGCCGATGTGCGCGAAGAGCGCAAGGGGCCGCGTACCGACGCTAATGAAAAGGCGATCGAGGGCTTCCTGCGTGGCGCCGGCCTTTCCTCCATTTCCGAAGCGCAGGTCGTCAGCGATCCCAAGAAGGGCGATTTCTACGTTGCCGTCATCTCCAAACCGGGTCGCAGCGCGGAAGAGATCATCGCCGAAGTCATGCCCGGCATCATCAAGGATTTCCCGTGGCCTAAGTCGATGCGTTGGGGCAAGGCTTCCTCGCAGCCGGGTTCGCTGCGCTGGGTGCGCCCGCTGCAGTCGATCGTCTGCACCTTCGGCAGCGAGCATGAAGAAACCGTTGTCATTCCCTTCGAGATCGATGGTCTCGTCGCCTCCAATGTGACCTACGGCCATCGCTTCCACGCGCCCGAGGCGATCACCGTCAAGCGTTTCGACGATTATGTCGCGAGCCTCGAAAAGGCGAAGGTCATCCTCGATGCGGAGCGGCGCAAGGATATCATCCTGCATGACGCTCGCGACATTGCCTTTGCCAGCGGGCTTGAGCTGGTCGAGGACGAAGGCCTGCTGGAAGAGGTCTCCGGCCTCGTCGAATGGCCGCAGGTGCTGATGGGCTCCTTCGAGGAGGATTACCTTTCGATCCCGTCGGAGATCATTCGCCTGACCATCAAGACCAACCAGAAATGCTTCGTAACTCGCAAACAGGGCGAAGAGACGCTTTCGAACAAGTTCATCCTCGTTTCCAACATCCAGGCGACTGACGGTGGCAAGGAAATCGTCCACGGAAACGGCAAGGTCGTGCGTGCGCGCCTGTCCGACGCGCTGCATTTCTGGAAGCGCGACCAGGGCAACCTGCCAGACCTCGAAACGCTGGAAGCTTCCGCCAAGAAATTCAGCCTCGACCTTGCCAAGCCGCTCGACCAGCGCATGGCCAAGCTCGATGCGCTGAGCGTGACCTTCCATGCCAAGCTTGGCACGCAGGGCGACCGCGTCGAGCGCATCCGGGCGATGGCTGCCAAGATCGCCATGCCTGTTGGTGCCGATTACAAGGTGGTGGATCGCGCCGCGGTTCTCTGCAAGGCGGACCTGCGCACCGAAGCGGTCGGCGAATTCCCGGAACTGCAGGGTGTCATGGGCCGCAAATATGCCGCGCTGCAGGGCGAAGATGTCTCGGTTTCCACCGCCATAGAAGACCATTACAAGCCGCAGGGCCCATCCGACCGCGTGCCTGACGACAAGGTTGCGATCACGGTGGCGCTCGCCGACAAGCTCGATACGCTGATCGGTTTCTGGGCGATCGACGAAAAGCCAACCGGCTCGAAGGATCCGTTTGCATTGCGCCGTGCCGCGCTCGGCATTATCCGCATCCTGCTCGAAAAGCGTGCCCGCGTGACACTATTGCCGCGCATCATCTCCCATATGCAGCGCATCGACATGGATATCGGCGCCAATATTGCTACCGACGACCTGTCGCGGCAGTTCGACTTGCTCTCCTTCTTCCATGATCGCCTGAAGGTCTATCTGCGCGACCAGGGCGCCCGCCACGATCTTATCGATGCGGTCTTGACGCCTGAATCCGACGACCTCCTGATGGTCGCCCGCCGTGTCGAGGCGCTGACCGCCTTCATCACCTCGGAAGACGGCATCAACCTTTTGGCCGGCACCAAGCGCGCGACGCAGCTTCTGGCCGCCGAGGAGAAGAAGGGCACTGTCGTTGCGGACGGCGTTTCCGAGGCCTTGCTTAAGCTTGATGCCGAGAAGGAACTGTTCGCGGCCATCAGCAAGGCTGCGTCGGAAGCTGCCGGCGCCGTTGCGCACGAAGACTTCCGCTCGGCCATGGAAGCGCTGTCGAAGCTGCGTGCCCCCGTCGACCGCTTCTTCACCGATGTGCTGGTCAATGACGAGGATGCCGCGATCCGCGCCAACCGTCTTGCGCTGTTGCGGATGATCCGGGCGGCGACCGGTACGGTGGCGGATTTCTCGAAGATCGCCGGCTGA
- a CDS encoding RNA-binding transcriptional accessory protein — protein sequence MAADLRSLAASISAEINARPDQAKAAIELLDEGATVPFIARYRKEVTGGLDDTQLRTLAERLVYLRELEARRDTIIESVTGQGKMTEELMAKLSGAATKAELEDLYLPYKPKRRTRAEIARERGLGPLAEAILADRSKEPATLAEAYITADVPDVKTALEGARDIVAEGFAENADLLGKLRAHLRNAALLKAKVVDGKQATGEKFSDYFDHSERWATAPGHRALAMLRGWNEEVLTLTIEADAEIASPNKPVERMIATAYEIGASRPGDRWLMDAASWTWRVKLSMSLSLDLMRELRERAEEEAIHVFARNLKDLLLAAPAGSRATMGLDPGIRTGVKVAIIDGTGKLLDTTTVYPFPPKNDVRGTQAELASLIRKHNVELIAIGNGTGSRETEKLVADMLAALPAPKPTKVIVSEAGASIYSASETAAAEFPQLDVSLRGAVSIARRLQDPLAELVKIEPKSIGVGQYQHDVDQTKLSRSLDAVVEDAVNAVGVDLNTASAPLLSRVSGLGRSIADAIVLHRDQNGAFESRKDLLKVARLGQRTFEQAAGFLRIPDGREPLDASSVHPEAYGVAKKIVAACGRDLRSLMGDSATLKALDPRKFIDEKFGLPTVKDIIAELDKPGRDPRPSFKTATFAEGINEISDLKPGMMLEGTVTNVAAFGAFVDIGVHQDGLVHVSQLADRFIKDPHEIVKAGDVVKVRVVEVDVKRKRIGLSMRKDDGVSAGSPRAEFAPECRPAPATGPQAGTVQATEPGRIRRGARRSHEAKIRA from the coding sequence ATGGCCGCTGACCTTCGTTCGCTCGCAGCAAGCATCTCCGCTGAAATCAATGCCCGGCCCGATCAGGCCAAGGCTGCGATCGAGCTGCTGGACGAAGGCGCGACAGTGCCGTTCATTGCCCGCTACCGCAAGGAAGTGACCGGCGGTCTCGACGATACGCAGCTGCGCACACTGGCCGAACGTCTGGTCTATCTGCGCGAGCTCGAAGCCCGCCGCGATACGATCATCGAATCCGTCACCGGCCAGGGCAAGATGACCGAGGAATTGATGGCGAAGCTTTCGGGCGCCGCCACCAAGGCCGAGCTTGAAGACCTCTACCTGCCCTACAAGCCGAAGCGTCGCACCCGGGCCGAAATCGCCAGGGAACGCGGCCTCGGCCCGCTTGCCGAGGCGATCCTTGCCGACCGCAGCAAGGAGCCGGCAACGCTCGCCGAAGCCTATATCACCGCCGACGTGCCCGACGTGAAGACGGCGCTCGAAGGCGCGCGCGACATCGTCGCCGAAGGTTTTGCCGAAAATGCCGATCTGCTCGGCAAGCTGCGCGCCCATCTGCGCAATGCCGCACTTCTGAAAGCCAAGGTCGTGGATGGCAAGCAGGCGACCGGCGAGAAATTCTCGGACTATTTCGATCATTCCGAACGCTGGGCGACGGCTCCCGGCCACCGCGCGCTCGCCATGCTGCGCGGCTGGAATGAGGAAGTGCTGACGCTGACGATCGAGGCCGATGCCGAGATCGCCTCGCCGAACAAGCCGGTCGAGCGCATGATTGCGACCGCCTATGAAATCGGCGCGTCGCGCCCCGGCGACCGCTGGCTGATGGATGCCGCAAGCTGGACCTGGCGTGTGAAGCTCTCCATGTCGCTGTCGCTCGACCTGATGCGCGAGTTGCGCGAAAGGGCGGAGGAAGAGGCGATCCACGTCTTTGCCCGCAATCTCAAGGATCTGCTTCTGGCAGCACCCGCCGGTTCGCGCGCCACGATGGGCCTCGATCCGGGCATCCGCACCGGCGTCAAGGTCGCGATCATCGATGGCACCGGCAAGCTGCTCGATACGACCACCGTCTATCCGTTCCCGCCGAAGAATGATGTGCGCGGCACGCAGGCCGAGCTTGCCTCGTTGATCCGCAAGCATAATGTCGAGCTGATCGCCATAGGTAACGGCACTGGCAGCCGCGAGACGGAAAAGCTGGTGGCCGATATGCTTGCCGCCCTTCCGGCGCCCAAACCCACCAAGGTCATCGTCTCGGAAGCCGGCGCTTCCATCTATTCGGCGTCTGAAACCGCAGCCGCCGAATTCCCGCAACTGGACGTGTCGCTGCGCGGCGCCGTCTCCATCGCGAGGCGCCTGCAGGACCCGCTCGCCGAACTCGTCAAGATCGAGCCGAAGTCGATCGGCGTTGGCCAATATCAGCACGATGTCGATCAGACGAAGCTCTCCCGCTCGCTCGATGCAGTCGTCGAAGATGCCGTGAATGCCGTCGGTGTCGATCTCAATACCGCGTCGGCGCCGCTTCTGTCGCGCGTCTCTGGCCTCGGCCGTTCCATCGCCGATGCGATCGTCCTGCACCGCGACCAGAATGGTGCTTTCGAGAGCCGCAAGGATCTCCTGAAGGTGGCCCGGCTCGGCCAGCGCACCTTCGAGCAGGCAGCCGGCTTCCTGCGCATCCCTGATGGCAGGGAGCCGCTCGACGCTTCTTCCGTGCATCCGGAAGCCTATGGTGTCGCAAAGAAGATCGTCGCTGCTTGCGGCCGTGACCTGCGTTCGCTGATGGGCGACAGCGCCACGCTGAAGGCGCTCGACCCGCGCAAATTCATCGACGAGAAGTTCGGCCTGCCGACGGTCAAGGACATCATCGCTGAGCTCGACAAGCCCGGCCGCGACCCGCGCCCGAGCTTCAAGACCGCGACCTTCGCCGAAGGCATCAACGAAATCAGCGACCTGAAGCCGGGCATGATGCTGGAAGGCACGGTGACCAACGTCGCGGCCTTCGGTGCTTTCGTCGATATCGGCGTGCATCAGGATGGCCTGGTCCACGTGTCCCAGCTTGCCGACCGCTTCATCAAGGATCCTCACGAAATCGTGAAGGCTGGCGATGTCGTCAAGGTTCGTGTGGTTGAGGTGGATGTGAAGCGCAAGCGCATCGGCCTCTCCATGCGCAAGGATGACGGCGTTTCCGCGGGTTCTCCGCGTGCTGAGTTCGCGCCCGAATGTCGGCCAGCGCCCGCAACAGGACCGCAAGCCGGCACAGTCCAAGCCACAGAGCCAGGGCGCATTCGGCGCGGCGCTCGCCGAAGCCATGAAGCGAAAATAAGGGCTTAG
- a CDS encoding cyclopropane-fatty-acyl-phospholipid synthase family protein yields the protein MASAFLSIVQKIVRKGSLTLTLANGETHTIGDGTGEPVAARLADQEAEDAIRRDPTLKLGEMYMEGRFILEQGNIYDFLALVKQNTTNEIFDFKMAALLIGRIAMQQLKSRIPVNHNKRNVAHHYDLSEKLFELFLDEDWQYSCAYFDPPGIGLEEAQVAKKRHIAAKLNPQPGQRVLEIGSGWGGMAMYLAESTPGLDVTGITLSEEQLKISRERAQKRGLTDRVRFELQDYRYLTGKKFDRIVSVGMFEHVGIGNYGNFFKKVHELLDDNGVMLLHSIARPKPSFATNAFIEKYIFPQGYIPSIAETLVPLEKAGLLTRDVEVLPLHYAYTLRHWRERFVARRQEAVALYDEKFFRMWEFYLAGSEMGFRWDELFIEQIQITKNQFATPDNRNYIPQNETKLREFEATRPPLEKFTF from the coding sequence ATGGCGTCGGCATTCTTATCGATTGTCCAAAAAATTGTCCGCAAGGGTTCTTTGACCCTTACGCTCGCCAATGGCGAGACCCACACGATTGGCGATGGCACCGGGGAACCGGTTGCCGCTCGTCTTGCCGATCAGGAGGCCGAGGATGCGATCCGTCGCGATCCGACGCTGAAGCTCGGCGAAATGTATATGGAAGGCCGGTTCATCCTCGAACAGGGCAACATCTACGACTTCCTCGCCTTGGTGAAGCAGAACACCACCAACGAAATCTTCGATTTCAAGATGGCCGCCCTGCTGATCGGCCGCATCGCCATGCAGCAGCTCAAGAGCCGCATACCGGTCAACCATAACAAGCGTAATGTCGCCCACCATTACGACCTGTCGGAAAAGCTCTTCGAACTCTTCCTCGATGAGGACTGGCAATATTCCTGTGCCTATTTCGATCCGCCGGGCATTGGCCTGGAAGAGGCGCAGGTTGCCAAGAAGCGCCACATCGCGGCCAAGCTCAATCCGCAACCGGGTCAGCGCGTGCTGGAAATCGGCTCCGGCTGGGGCGGCATGGCCATGTATCTCGCGGAATCGACGCCCGGCCTTGATGTTACCGGCATCACGCTCAGCGAAGAGCAGCTGAAGATTTCCCGCGAACGGGCTCAGAAACGCGGTCTTACCGATCGCGTCCGCTTCGAGCTGCAGGACTATCGTTACCTGACGGGCAAGAAGTTCGACCGTATCGTCTCGGTCGGCATGTTCGAACATGTCGGCATCGGCAATTACGGCAACTTCTTCAAGAAGGTGCACGAACTGCTGGATGACAACGGCGTCATGCTACTGCATTCGATCGCGCGTCCGAAGCCGAGTTTCGCCACCAATGCATTCATCGAGAAATATATCTTCCCGCAGGGCTATATTCCCTCGATCGCCGAAACGCTGGTTCCGCTTGAAAAGGCCGGCCTGCTGACCCGCGACGTCGAAGTGCTGCCTCTTCACTATGCCTATACGCTGCGCCACTGGCGCGAGCGCTTCGTGGCCCGCAGGCAGGAGGCGGTGGCACTTTACGACGAGAAGTTCTTCCGCATGTGGGAATTCTATCTGGCTGGCTCCGAAATGGGCTTCCGCTGGGATGAACTTTTCATCGAGCAGATCCAGATCACCAAGAACCAGTTTGCGACGCCCGATAACCGGAATTACATTCCGCAAAACGAGACGAAGCTCCGGGAATTCGAGGCGACGCGCCCACCCCTGGAAAAATTCACCTTCTGA